A stretch of Streptococcus sp. oral taxon 061 DNA encodes these proteins:
- a CDS encoding CHY zinc finger protein codes for MVQAQGLLVDHESRCVHYHSDKDIVALQCYECKKYYACYQCHNELESHIFSPYPLNLKKDRPILCGSCGETLTYEEYTETGTCPYCEALFNPACQNHHSYYFK; via the coding sequence ATGGTTCAAGCTCAGGGCTTACTAGTAGATCATGAAAGCAGATGTGTTCATTACCATAGTGATAAGGATATCGTAGCCTTACAGTGCTATGAGTGTAAGAAATACTATGCCTGTTATCAGTGTCATAATGAACTGGAGTCGCACATATTTTCTCCCTATCCTTTAAATCTGAAAAAGGATAGACCTATCTTATGTGGATCCTGTGGGGAAACACTAACGTATGAGGAGTATACAGAGACGGGCACTTGTCCATACTGTGAAGCTCTCTTTAATCCAGCTTGTCAAAATCATCACTCATATTATTTTAAATAA
- a CDS encoding F0F1 ATP synthase subunit C yields MNLTFFGLCLACMGVSLAEGFLMNGLFKSAARQPDIIPQLRSLMIMGIAFIEGTFFVTLAMSFVIK; encoded by the coding sequence ATGAATTTAACATTTTTCGGACTTTGTCTTGCCTGTATGGGTGTATCTCTTGCAGAAGGATTTTTGATGAACGGTTTGTTCAAATCTGCAGCACGCCAACCAGATATCATCCCACAATTGCGTAGTTTGATGATCATGGGGATTGCCTTTATCGAAGGAACATTCTTTGTAACCTTGGCGATGTCATTTGTCATTAAATAG
- the atpB gene encoding F0F1 ATP synthase subunit A, which translates to MEESLNPTVNIGPISFDLTLLAMSLVTVLMVFAFVYWASREMTIRPKGKQNALEMIYDFVIGFTKPNIGESYIKDYSLFLFSLFLFILVANNIGLMAKVQTTNGYNLWTSPTANLGYDLSLSLLITLIAHVEGVRRRGVKEYLRAFVTPGFMTPMNILEEFTNFASLAIRIYGNIFAGEVLAGLLLTLSQNALYWYPFAFIANMLWTAFSIFISCIQAYVFTMLSSMYIGKKINEGEE; encoded by the coding sequence ATGGAAGAAAGTTTGAATCCAACCGTTAATATTGGACCAATATCCTTTGATTTGACCCTGCTTGCCATGTCTCTTGTAACTGTTTTGATGGTTTTTGCCTTTGTCTACTGGGCAAGTCGTGAAATGACCATCCGTCCCAAGGGCAAACAAAATGCTCTTGAGATGATTTATGACTTTGTGATTGGTTTTACCAAACCAAACATTGGAGAATCATACATTAAGGATTATTCCTTGTTTCTGTTTTCTCTATTTCTGTTTATCTTGGTTGCCAACAATATTGGCTTAATGGCAAAAGTACAAACAACGAACGGTTATAACTTGTGGACTTCCCCAACAGCTAACCTTGGATACGATTTATCCCTCTCATTATTGATCACTTTGATCGCCCATGTAGAAGGAGTTCGTCGTAGAGGCGTTAAAGAATATTTGAGAGCATTTGTTACACCTGGCTTTATGACTCCGATGAACATTTTAGAAGAGTTCACCAATTTTGCTTCCTTGGCGATTCGGATCTACGGAAATATTTTTGCCGGTGAGGTCTTAGCTGGATTGCTATTGACCTTGTCACAAAATGCTTTGTATTGGTATCCTTTTGCCTTTATCGCAAACATGTTATGGACAGCTTTTTCAATTTTCATTTCATGTATTCAGGCTTATGTATTTACCATGTTGTCATCAATGTACATTGGTAAAAAAATAAATGAAGGGGAAGAGTAA
- the atpF gene encoding F0F1 ATP synthase subunit B: MDLTISTIIGDFILIAGSFLLLIFLVKKYAWGNITSVLDERAEKISSDIDGAEGARKKAEELASKREAELAGSRTEAKTIIENAKETAEKSKADILAEAKLEAGRLKEKANQEIAQNKAEALQSVKGDVADLTISLAGKIISQNLDSQAHKELIDQYIDQLGEA, from the coding sequence ATGGATTTAACTATTAGTACCATTATCGGTGACTTTATTCTGATCGCTGGTTCCTTCCTTTTATTGATCTTTTTAGTGAAGAAATATGCTTGGGGAAATATTACCAGTGTCTTAGATGAACGTGCTGAAAAGATTTCTTCAGATATTGATGGTGCCGAGGGAGCCCGTAAAAAGGCTGAGGAACTTGCTAGCAAACGCGAAGCTGAGTTAGCAGGAAGCCGTACCGAAGCTAAAACTATTATCGAGAATGCAAAGGAAACAGCTGAGAAAAGTAAAGCTGATATTTTGGCCGAAGCTAAACTTGAAGCAGGGCGCTTAAAAGAAAAAGCCAACCAAGAAATTGCTCAAAATAAAGCTGAAGCTTTACAAAGCGTTAAGGGAGATGTAGCTGATTTAACAATTAGTCTAGCTGGAAAAATCATCTCTCAAAACCTTGACAGTCAGGCCCATAAAGAACTCATTGATCAGTATATCGATCAGCTAGGAGAAGCTTAA
- a CDS encoding F0F1 ATP synthase subunit delta: MDKKTLKVIEKYSMPFVQLVIEKGEEDSIFSDLSQIKQVAEETGLPSFLAQVAVDESDKEKTVRFFQDSVSPLVQNFIEVLLYNHRSNLFYDVIVDCLNRLEKETNRFEVTILSAHTLTDEQKERLVPLIEKKMSLKVRSIKEKIDDSLIGGFVIFANHKTIDVSIKQQLKVVKENLK, from the coding sequence ATGGACAAAAAGACTCTAAAGGTAATTGAAAAATACAGCATGCCTTTTGTCCAATTAGTGATTGAAAAAGGAGAAGAAGATTCTATTTTTTCAGACTTGTCTCAAATCAAGCAAGTAGCTGAAGAAACAGGCTTACCTTCTTTTTTAGCTCAGGTGGCAGTAGATGAGTCGGATAAAGAAAAAACGGTTCGTTTTTTCCAGGACTCTGTGTCACCTTTAGTACAAAACTTTATCGAGGTTCTACTTTACAATCACAGATCAAACCTGTTTTATGATGTGATTGTAGATTGCTTGAATCGTCTTGAAAAAGAAACCAATCGTTTTGAAGTGACTATTTTGTCTGCACATACTTTGACTGATGAACAGAAAGAACGACTAGTTCCTCTAATCGAGAAAAAGATGTCTCTAAAAGTTCGTAGCATTAAGGAAAAAATCGACGATAGTTTAATCGGTGGTTTTGTTATTTTTGCCAATCACAAGACAATTGATGTGAGTATTAAGCAACAACTTAAAGTTGTTAAGGAAAATTTGAAATAG
- the atpA gene encoding F0F1 ATP synthase subunit alpha — protein sequence MAINAQEISALIKQQIENFKPNFDVTETGVVTYIGDGIARAHGLENAMSGELLIFENGSYGMAQNLESTDVGIIILGDFTDIREGDTIRRTGKIMEVPVGDSLIGRVVDPLGRPVDGLGPINTDKTRPVEAPAPGVMQRKSVSEPLQTGLKAIDALVPIGRGQRELIIGDRQTGKTTIAIDAILNQKGQDMICIYVAIGQKESTVRTQVETLRQYGALDYTIVVTASASQPSPLLFLAPYAGVAMAEEFMYQGKHVLIVYDDLSKQAVAYRELSLLLRRPPGREAFPGDVFYLHSRLLERSAKVSDELGGGSITALPFIETQAGDISAYIATNVISITDGQIFLSDSLFNAGIRPAIDAGSSVSRVGGSAQIKAMKKVAGTLRIDLASYRELEAFTKFGSDLDAATQAKLNRGRRTVEVLKQPVHKPLPVEKQVTILYALTHGFLDTISVDDIVRFEEEFHAFFDAQHPEILATIRETKDLPEEVVLDAAITEFLNQSSFQ from the coding sequence TTGGCAATTAACGCACAAGAAATCAGCGCTTTAATTAAGCAACAAATTGAAAATTTCAAACCCAATTTTGATGTGACTGAAACAGGTGTTGTAACCTACATCGGTGACGGGATTGCGCGTGCACATGGACTCGAAAACGCCATGAGCGGTGAGCTGTTGATTTTTGAAAATGGCTCTTATGGTATGGCGCAAAACTTGGAATCAACAGACGTCGGTATTATCATCCTTGGGGACTTTACAGATATTCGTGAAGGCGATACAATTCGTCGTACAGGGAAAATCATGGAAGTTCCAGTTGGTGATAGCTTGATTGGACGTGTTGTCGATCCACTTGGTCGTCCTGTAGACGGACTTGGTCCAATCAACACAGATAAAACTCGTCCAGTTGAAGCACCAGCTCCTGGTGTTATGCAACGTAAGTCTGTATCAGAACCATTGCAAACTGGTTTGAAAGCTATTGACGCCCTTGTTCCAATCGGTCGTGGCCAACGTGAGTTGATCATCGGTGACCGTCAAACAGGGAAAACAACTATCGCTATTGACGCTATCTTGAACCAAAAAGGTCAAGATATGATCTGTATCTATGTAGCGATTGGACAAAAAGAATCAACAGTTCGTACACAAGTAGAAACACTTCGTCAGTACGGTGCCTTGGATTACACAATCGTTGTGACAGCCTCAGCTTCACAACCTTCACCATTGCTTTTCCTTGCACCTTATGCAGGGGTTGCTATGGCGGAAGAGTTCATGTACCAAGGGAAGCATGTGTTGATCGTTTATGATGACTTATCTAAACAAGCGGTAGCTTATCGTGAACTTTCTCTCTTGCTTCGTCGTCCTCCAGGTCGTGAAGCCTTCCCAGGGGATGTCTTCTACCTTCATAGCCGTCTACTTGAGCGTTCTGCTAAGGTTTCAGATGAGCTTGGTGGTGGATCTATCACGGCTCTTCCATTTATCGAGACCCAAGCTGGAGATATCTCAGCTTATATCGCCACAAACGTAATCTCTATTACGGATGGACAAATCTTCCTAAGTGATAGTCTCTTTAATGCGGGTATTCGTCCGGCTATTGATGCAGGTTCTTCTGTATCTCGTGTTGGTGGTTCTGCTCAGATTAAAGCCATGAAGAAGGTTGCTGGTACTCTTCGTATCGACCTTGCTTCATACCGAGAGTTGGAAGCCTTCACCAAATTTGGTTCAGACTTGGATGCAGCTACACAGGCTAAATTGAACCGTGGTCGTCGTACTGTAGAAGTATTGAAACAACCAGTTCATAAACCATTACCTGTTGAGAAACAAGTAACCATTCTGTATGCCTTGACTCATGGATTCTTGGATACAATATCAGTTGATGATATTGTTCGTTTCGAGGAAGAGTTTCATGCCTTCTTTGATGCCCAACATCCTGAGATTTTGGCAACTATTCGTGAAACAAAAGACTTGCCAGAAGAAGTAGTCTTGGATGCTGCGATTACCGAGTTTCTCAATCAATCCAGCTTCCAATAA
- a CDS encoding F0F1 ATP synthase subunit gamma, which translates to MAVSLNDIKTKIASTKNTSQITNAMQMVSAAKLGRSEEAARNFQIYAQKVRKLLTDILHGDGAGGSTNPMLISRPVKKTGYIVITSDRGLVGGYNSSILKAVMELQQEYHPSGDDFEVICIGGMGADFFKARGIQPIYELRGLASQPSFDEVHKIISKTIEMYQNELFDELYVCYNHHVNTLTSQMRVEQMLPIVDLDPNEADDNYSLTFELETSREEILDQLLPQFAESMIYGAIIDAKTAENAAGMTAMQTATDNAKKVINDLTIQYNRARQAAITQEITEIVAGASALE; encoded by the coding sequence ATGGCAGTATCTCTAAATGATATTAAAACAAAAATCGCCTCAACGAAAAATACTAGTCAAATTACTAACGCCATGCAGATGGTTTCTGCAGCTAAGTTAGGTCGTTCTGAAGAAGCTGCACGCAACTTCCAGATTTATGCTCAAAAAGTCCGTAAACTCCTTACAGATATCCTTCACGGTGATGGTGCTGGCGGATCAACGAATCCAATGTTGATTAGTCGCCCTGTCAAAAAAACAGGCTATATCGTCATTACATCTGACCGTGGTCTTGTTGGAGGATATAACTCTTCAATCTTGAAGGCTGTCATGGAACTGCAACAAGAATACCATCCTTCAGGTGATGATTTTGAAGTCATCTGTATCGGTGGTATGGGAGCAGACTTCTTTAAAGCTCGTGGTATTCAGCCAATTTATGAATTGCGTGGTCTAGCCAGTCAACCAAGCTTCGATGAAGTTCATAAGATTATTTCAAAAACCATTGAAATGTATCAAAATGAACTTTTCGATGAGCTCTATGTTTGTTACAACCACCACGTGAATACACTGACAAGTCAAATGCGTGTTGAGCAGATGCTTCCAATTGTCGACTTGGACCCAAATGAAGCAGATGATAACTACAGCTTGACTTTTGAGCTTGAGACAAGTCGTGAAGAAATCTTGGATCAACTATTGCCACAGTTTGCAGAAAGTATGATTTACGGTGCTATTATTGATGCCAAAACAGCAGAAAATGCTGCTGGGATGACAGCTATGCAGACAGCAACAGATAATGCTAAAAAAGTTATCAATGATTTGACTATCCAGTATAACCGTGCCAGACAGGCGGCGATTACACAAGAAATTACAGAAATCGTAGCAGGAGCTAGTGCTTTGGAATAG
- the atpD gene encoding F0F1 ATP synthase subunit beta: MSSGKIAQVIGPVVDVMFAAGEELPEINNALVVYKNDERKTKIVLEVALELGDGMVRTIAMESTDGLTRGLEVLDTGRPISVPVGKETLGRVFNVLGDTIDLEAPFGEDAERQPIHKKAPTFDELSTSSEILETGIKVIDLLAPYLKGGKVGLFGGAGVGKTVLIQELIHNIAQEHGGISVFTGVGERTREGNDLYWEMKESGVIEKTAMVFGQMNEPPGARMRVALTGLTIAEYFRDVEGQDVLLFIDNIFRFTQAGSEVSALLGRMPSAVGYQPTLATEMGQLQERITSTKKGSVTSIQAIYVPADDYTDPAPATAFAHLDSTTNLERKLVQLGIYPAVDPLASSSRALAPEIVGEEHYAVAAEVKRVLQRYHELQDIIAILGMDELSDEEKTLVARARRIQFFLSQNFNVAEQFTGQPGSYVPVAETVRGFKEILDGKHDHLPEDAFRGVGSIEDVIAKAEKMGF, from the coding sequence ATGAGTTCAGGTAAAATTGCTCAGGTTATCGGTCCCGTTGTAGACGTCATGTTTGCAGCAGGTGAGGAACTACCAGAGATTAATAATGCACTTGTCGTCTACAAAAATGACGAAAGAAAAACAAAAATCGTCCTTGAAGTAGCCTTAGAGTTGGGAGATGGTATGGTTCGTACCATCGCTATGGAATCAACTGATGGCTTGACCCGTGGTTTGGAAGTATTGGACACAGGTCGTCCAATCTCAGTACCAGTTGGGAAAGAAACTCTAGGACGTGTCTTCAACGTTTTGGGAGATACCATTGACTTGGAAGCTCCTTTTGGTGAAGATGCAGAGCGTCAGCCAATTCATAAAAAAGCACCAACTTTTGATGAATTGTCAACCTCTTCAGAAATTCTAGAAACAGGGATCAAGGTTATCGACCTTCTTGCCCCTTACCTTAAAGGTGGTAAGGTCGGGCTCTTCGGTGGTGCCGGAGTTGGTAAAACCGTATTGATCCAAGAATTGATTCACAACATTGCCCAAGAACACGGTGGGATCTCAGTATTTACTGGTGTTGGGGAACGTACTCGTGAAGGGAACGACCTCTACTGGGAAATGAAAGAATCAGGCGTTATCGAAAAAACAGCCATGGTATTTGGTCAGATGAATGAGCCACCAGGAGCACGTATGCGTGTTGCCCTTACTGGTTTGACAATCGCTGAATACTTCCGTGATGTAGAAGGTCAAGACGTTCTTCTCTTCATTGACAATATTTTCCGTTTCACACAAGCTGGTTCAGAAGTATCTGCCCTTTTGGGTCGTATGCCATCAGCCGTTGGTTATCAGCCAACCCTTGCAACAGAAATGGGTCAATTGCAAGAACGTATCACTTCAACTAAGAAGGGTTCTGTAACCTCTATCCAGGCCATCTATGTGCCAGCGGATGACTATACTGACCCAGCGCCAGCAACAGCTTTTGCTCACTTGGATTCAACAACCAACTTGGAGCGTAAATTGGTACAATTGGGTATCTACCCTGCCGTTGACCCTCTTGCTTCAAGTTCACGTGCTTTGGCACCTGAAATCGTTGGAGAAGAGCACTATGCAGTAGCTGCAGAAGTGAAACGTGTGCTTCAACGTTACCATGAGTTGCAAGATATCATCGCTATCCTTGGTATGGATGAACTTTCTGATGAAGAAAAGACTTTGGTTGCTCGTGCACGCCGTATTCAGTTCTTCTTGTCACAAAACTTCAACGTTGCGGAACAGTTTACTGGTCAACCAGGATCTTATGTTCCAGTAGCTGAAACAGTTCGTGGCTTCAAGGAAATTCTTGACGGTAAACACGATCACCTTCCAGAAGATGCCTTCCGTGGAGTAGGTTCAATCGAAGATGTTATTGCTAAGGCTGAAAAAATGGGATTTTAA
- a CDS encoding F0F1 ATP synthase subunit epsilon: MAHLTVQIVTPDGLVYDHHASFVSVRTLDGEMGILPRHENMIAVLAVDEVKVKRIDDDTHVNWIAVNGGIIEIANNVITIIADSAERARDIDVSRAERAKLRAEREIEEAQDKHLIDQERRAKIALQRAINRINVGNKL, encoded by the coding sequence ATGGCACATTTAACTGTCCAGATCGTGACACCAGATGGCCTCGTCTATGATCACCATGCCAGCTTTGTATCGGTACGAACTCTGGATGGTGAGATGGGGATCTTGCCACGACATGAAAATATGATTGCGGTTCTAGCAGTTGATGAAGTAAAGGTTAAACGCATCGATGATGATACTCATGTGAACTGGATTGCAGTAAACGGAGGAATCATTGAGATTGCTAATAATGTCATTACCATTATTGCTGACTCAGCTGAACGTGCGCGCGATATTGATGTTAGTCGTGCAGAACGTGCTAAACTTCGTGCAGAACGTGAAATCGAAGAAGCACAAGACAAACACTTAATCGACCAAGAGCGCCGTGCTAAAATTGCATTGCAACGTGCTATTAACCGTATTAATGTCGGAAATAAATTATAA
- a CDS encoding lactonase family protein: MKETVYFGTYTRRISQGIYKADFDTETGKLANLKLFAAEPSPTYLAFDQDQHLYTVGSHDGKGGIAAYKTDGSLLNHVVEEGAPHCYVAVDEKRSLVYGANYHKGQVLVYKRKEDGSLELADIDQHTGHGPHENQTSPHVHYTDLTPDQYLVTCDLGTDQVTTYDVSPEGQLKKLASYNSNPGAGARHLVFHHHYKIAYLICELNSTIEVLIYDGVGEFEQMQVISTLPDDYDGFNGTAAIRLSKDGKFLYASNRGHDSIAVYSVLADGSLELLEIVPTHGKNPRDFDLSPDQEFLIAVHQDSDNATVFKRNPETGRLAELSNEFHVPEAVCISFHN, translated from the coding sequence ATGAAAGAAACAGTCTATTTTGGAACTTATACACGCCGTATTTCCCAAGGGATTTACAAGGCAGATTTTGATACTGAGACAGGCAAGCTAGCAAATTTAAAACTCTTTGCAGCAGAACCAAGTCCAACCTATTTGGCCTTTGATCAAGACCAACATTTATACACTGTAGGAAGCCATGATGGTAAAGGTGGTATCGCAGCATACAAGACTGATGGTAGTCTCCTTAATCATGTCGTTGAAGAAGGTGCTCCTCACTGTTACGTTGCAGTTGATGAGAAGCGTAGTCTAGTCTATGGCGCAAACTACCATAAAGGACAAGTGCTAGTCTATAAACGAAAAGAAGATGGCAGTCTTGAATTAGCTGATATTGACCAACATACCGGCCATGGTCCACATGAAAACCAAACTTCTCCTCACGTACACTACACAGATTTAACACCAGACCAATATTTAGTAACTTGTGACTTAGGTACTGACCAAGTTACTACCTACGATGTCAGTCCAGAAGGACAATTAAAGAAATTAGCAAGCTACAATTCTAATCCTGGTGCTGGAGCTCGCCACCTTGTTTTCCACCACCACTACAAGATTGCTTATCTCATTTGTGAACTCAATAGTACGATTGAAGTATTGATTTACGATGGTGTCGGAGAATTTGAACAAATGCAGGTCATTTCAACCTTACCAGATGACTATGATGGTTTCAATGGAACTGCCGCTATTCGTCTCTCAAAAGATGGTAAATTCCTCTACGCTTCTAACCGAGGACATGATTCTATTGCTGTCTATAGCGTTTTAGCAGATGGTAGCTTGGAGTTATTAGAGATTGTTCCAACGCATGGGAAAAATCCACGTGATTTTGATTTATCACCTGACCAGGAGTTCCTCATCGCTGTTCACCAGGATTCTGATAATGCGACAGTCTTTAAGCGCAATCCTGAAACTGGTAGACTGGCTGAACTTTCTAATGAATTTCATGTACCTGAAGCGGTCTGCATTAGTTTTCATAACTAA
- a CDS encoding AI-2E family transporter: MEQKEKHFTLSWFFKWFLDNKAVTVFLVALLLGLNIFILSKISFLFIPVIDFLSVVMLPVILSGLLFYLLNPLVDLMEKYKINRVLAISIIFVIIAVLLIIGLAVAIPNLQRQVVIFAQNVPSYLEDADRVIDDLVTKRLPDDFRPQLEQVLAQFSTQATAWASNISSKAVNWVSALISGTSQVIVALIIMPFMLFYLLRDGKGLRDYITQFLPNKLREPVGKVLSDVNQQLANYVRGQITVAVIVAIMFIIFFKIIGLRYAVALGVTAGVLNLVPYLGSFLAMLPALVLGLIAGPVMLLKVIIVFIVEQTIEGRFVSPLILGSQLNIHPITILFVLLTSGSMFGIWGVLLGIPIYASAKVVISAIFDWYKEISGLYEPVEETNREQ; encoded by the coding sequence ATGGAACAAAAAGAGAAACACTTTACCTTATCTTGGTTTTTTAAATGGTTTTTAGATAATAAGGCTGTTACTGTATTTTTGGTGGCCTTGTTACTAGGTCTGAATATTTTTATTCTCAGTAAAATCAGCTTTTTATTTATCCCTGTTATAGACTTTTTATCAGTAGTCATGTTGCCGGTTATTTTATCGGGACTACTTTTCTACCTCTTGAATCCACTAGTAGATCTGATGGAGAAGTACAAGATTAACCGCGTCTTAGCCATTAGTATTATCTTCGTCATTATTGCCGTACTCTTGATTATTGGTCTAGCTGTTGCAATTCCAAACCTTCAACGTCAAGTAGTAATTTTTGCGCAAAATGTCCCAAGTTATCTCGAAGATGCTGATAGAGTTATTGATGACCTTGTAACCAAGCGTTTGCCAGATGACTTTAGACCTCAACTGGAACAGGTTTTAGCGCAATTTTCAACTCAGGCAACTGCATGGGCAAGTAATATTTCTTCTAAAGCTGTCAACTGGGTGAGTGCTCTTATTAGTGGAACGTCACAAGTGATTGTTGCTCTAATTATCATGCCATTTATGCTCTTTTACCTCCTTCGAGACGGTAAAGGGCTAAGAGACTATATCACTCAGTTTTTACCAAATAAATTAAGAGAACCAGTAGGTAAGGTTCTATCAGATGTGAACCAACAACTTGCTAATTACGTTAGAGGACAAATTACAGTCGCTGTAATCGTAGCTATCATGTTTATTATCTTCTTTAAGATAATTGGGCTTCGATATGCAGTAGCGCTCGGTGTTACTGCAGGTGTATTGAACCTTGTGCCTTATCTTGGAAGCTTCCTTGCTATGCTTCCAGCCCTTGTGTTGGGTCTCATTGCAGGTCCTGTCATGCTCTTAAAAGTTATTATCGTCTTTATTGTTGAGCAAACCATTGAAGGACGCTTTGTATCACCATTGATTTTAGGAAGCCAATTGAATATTCACCCAATCACAATTCTTTTTGTTCTATTAACTTCAGGATCCATGTTTGGTATTTGGGGTGTATTGCTAGGTATTCCAATCTACGCTTCTGCAAAAGTAGTGATCTCAGCTATTTTTGATTGGTACAAAGAAATTAGTGGACTTTATGAACCAGTAGAGGAGACTAATCGTGAACAATAG
- a CDS encoding lipopolysaccharide assembly protein LapB has translation MNNSQQMLEALEQQDLPKADSYFQKAIEEDSDEVLLELAAYLEGIGFYPQAAQIYEKLAPKFPEVYINLAAIAGEDGLIEEAFDYLENIGPESEWYVSALALKADLYQMEGLTDVAREKLLEARSYSNDPLLIFGLAELDSELGNDLEAIQGYAQLDNRAIYDQTGISTYQRIGLAYARLGKFESAIEFLEKALELEYDDQTAYELASLYFDQEDYQKAVLYFKQIDTISPDFEGYEYGYSQALHKEHQTEEALKIAQQGLSKNPFETRLLLLASQLSYELHQPEQAEAYLLQAQENADDQEEILLRLATMYQEQERYEDILALAVHEPENLLTKWMIARSYQETEKLDAAYELYKDLATELKDNPEFLEQYIYLLRELGKLEEAKTYILAYLHLVPDDMQMQELYNHLM, from the coding sequence GTGAACAATAGTCAACAAATGCTCGAGGCTTTAGAACAACAAGATTTGCCCAAAGCAGATTCCTATTTTCAAAAAGCAATAGAGGAAGATTCAGATGAAGTTCTTCTTGAACTTGCTGCATATCTCGAAGGGATTGGTTTCTATCCACAGGCAGCACAAATCTATGAGAAACTAGCACCGAAATTTCCAGAAGTCTACATCAATCTAGCTGCAATTGCTGGTGAGGATGGATTGATTGAGGAAGCCTTTGATTATTTAGAGAATATTGGTCCTGAAAGCGAATGGTATGTATCAGCTCTTGCCTTAAAAGCTGATTTATATCAGATGGAAGGACTGACTGATGTTGCGCGTGAGAAGCTCTTAGAAGCTCGTAGCTACTCTAATGATCCTCTCTTGATATTTGGACTAGCAGAATTAGATAGCGAGTTAGGAAACGATTTAGAGGCTATTCAGGGCTATGCCCAATTAGATAATCGTGCTATCTATGATCAAACTGGAATTTCGACTTATCAGAGAATTGGTCTTGCTTATGCAAGACTTGGAAAGTTCGAATCTGCTATTGAGTTTCTAGAAAAAGCCTTAGAGTTAGAATATGATGACCAAACAGCCTATGAACTTGCCAGTCTCTATTTTGATCAAGAGGACTACCAAAAAGCAGTCTTATACTTTAAACAAATAGACACCATTTCCCCAGATTTTGAAGGATATGAGTACGGCTATAGCCAAGCCCTTCATAAAGAACACCAGACAGAAGAAGCTCTGAAAATAGCGCAACAAGGATTATCAAAAAATCCTTTTGAAACCCGTCTCTTACTCCTTGCATCTCAGTTATCTTACGAGTTACACCAACCTGAACAAGCAGAAGCTTATCTACTACAAGCTCAAGAGAATGCTGATGACCAGGAAGAAATTTTATTGCGCTTAGCGACTATGTATCAGGAACAAGAAAGATACGAGGATATTCTCGCTTTAGCAGTCCATGAGCCTGAGAATCTCTTGACTAAATGGATGATTGCGAGAAGTTACCAAGAGACTGAGAAATTGGATGCAGCCTATGAACTCTATAAGGACCTTGCAACAGAACTCAAGGACAATCCTGAGTTTTTGGAGCAGTATATTTATTTATTAAGAGAACTAGGTAAGTTAGAAGAGGCAAAAACATATATACTAGCTTATCTTCACTTAGTACCAGACGATATGCAGATGCAGGAATTATATAATCATTTAATGTAA